A window of the Burkholderia sp. 9120 genome harbors these coding sequences:
- a CDS encoding monocarboxylate uptake permease MctP produces the protein MSDVNPVNPVAMTVFIAFFVLVTVIGFFAARWKRGDLTQLHEWGLGGRQFGTVISWFLVGGDFYTAYTVIAVPALVYSVGAYGFFALPYTIIVYPFVFAVMPKLWKIAHAKNHITAADYVQGEYGGKWFPAAIAITGIVATMPYIALQLVGMQVVIKGLGVTGEMPLIVAFVILALYTYASGLRAPAMIAFVKDIMIYIVVIAAVWLIPAKLGGYAHVFDAADTYFKAKGGATGIILKPTQFTAYASLALGSALAAFMYPHTMTAVLSSASAKTVRKNAIFLPAYTLLLGLIALLGYMAIAAGVHVKSASDMVPALFNSIFPSWFVGFAAAAIAISALVPAAIMSIGAANLFTRNLWRPLVSPNISPEGEASTAKIVSLVVKFGALLFIVFLPTQYAIDLQLLGGVWILQIFPAIVFSLYTRRLNTPGLFLGWLVGIVIGTSLAIIQGLKPVYALHLGDAVYPVYIGLIALTANIVVSFVVSVVSPRRVVAAV, from the coding sequence ATGAGCGATGTGAACCCCGTGAATCCGGTTGCGATGACCGTCTTTATCGCATTCTTCGTGCTCGTCACCGTGATCGGCTTTTTCGCCGCGCGCTGGAAGCGTGGCGACCTGACCCAATTGCACGAATGGGGTCTCGGCGGCCGCCAGTTCGGCACGGTGATTTCGTGGTTCCTCGTGGGCGGCGACTTCTATACCGCCTATACGGTGATCGCGGTGCCCGCGCTGGTTTATTCGGTGGGCGCATATGGCTTCTTTGCGTTGCCATACACCATCATCGTTTATCCGTTCGTGTTCGCGGTGATGCCGAAGCTGTGGAAAATCGCGCATGCGAAGAACCACATCACGGCGGCGGATTACGTGCAGGGCGAATACGGCGGCAAGTGGTTTCCGGCTGCAATTGCGATCACCGGTATCGTCGCGACCATGCCGTATATCGCACTGCAACTGGTGGGCATGCAGGTCGTGATCAAGGGGCTCGGCGTGACCGGCGAAATGCCGTTGATCGTCGCCTTCGTGATTCTGGCGCTCTACACGTATGCAAGCGGCCTACGGGCGCCGGCCATGATCGCGTTTGTCAAGGACATCATGATCTATATCGTCGTGATCGCGGCGGTGTGGCTGATTCCGGCGAAGCTCGGCGGCTATGCGCATGTGTTCGACGCGGCCGATACCTACTTCAAGGCCAAGGGCGGCGCGACCGGCATTATCCTGAAGCCGACGCAGTTCACCGCTTATGCTTCGCTCGCGTTGGGCTCGGCGCTGGCGGCGTTCATGTATCCGCATACGATGACGGCGGTGCTGTCGTCCGCGTCGGCGAAGACGGTGCGCAAGAACGCGATTTTCCTGCCGGCGTACACGCTGTTGCTCGGCTTGATCGCGCTGCTCGGCTATATGGCGATTGCGGCAGGCGTGCATGTGAAGTCGGCGTCGGACATGGTGCCGGCGTTGTTCAACTCGATCTTCCCGTCGTGGTTCGTGGGCTTCGCGGCGGCGGCGATTGCGATCAGCGCGCTGGTGCCGGCTGCGATCATGTCGATCGGCGCGGCCAATCTGTTCACGCGCAATTTGTGGCGTCCGCTGGTGTCGCCGAATATCTCGCCTGAGGGCGAGGCGTCCACGGCGAAGATCGTGTCGCTGGTCGTGAAGTTCGGCGCGCTGCTGTTCATCGTGTTCCTGCCGACGCAGTACGCGATCGATCTGCAACTGCTGGGCGGCGTGTGGATTCTGCAGATTTTCCCGGCTATCGTGTTCTCGCTGTACACGCGCCGGTTGAATACGCCGGGTCTGTTCCTCGGCTGGCTGGTGGGCATTGTGATCGGGACGAGCCTTGCGATCATTCAAGGGCTCAAGCCGGTGTACGCGCTGCATCTGGGCGATGCGGTCTATCCGGTGTATATCGGTCTGATCGCGCTGACGGCGAATATCGTCGTGAGCTTTGTGGTGTCGGTCGTGTCGCCGCGCAGGGTGGTGGCGGCTGTCTGA
- a CDS encoding Fe2+-dependent dioxygenase: MMLHLPGVLSKEQVAQCRDALDAAQWIDGNATSGAQSAQAKRNQQLPEGSPAARAVGDAIQDALGRHARFFSAALPLKVFPPLFNRYAGGDGFGTHVDNAIRQLRGTDFRIRSDLSATLFLAEPESYDGGELCIEDTYGVHRAKLPAGDMVLYPASSLHHVSAVTRGVRVASFFWIQSMVRDDGERTLLFQLDNDVQRLTAEKGANDATVISLTGVYHNLLRRWADA; the protein is encoded by the coding sequence ATGATGCTGCATCTTCCCGGCGTGCTCAGCAAAGAGCAGGTCGCGCAATGCCGCGACGCTCTCGACGCGGCGCAATGGATCGACGGTAACGCGACTTCCGGCGCGCAGTCGGCGCAAGCCAAACGCAACCAGCAGTTACCGGAAGGCTCGCCCGCCGCACGCGCGGTGGGCGACGCGATTCAGGACGCGCTCGGGCGCCATGCGCGTTTCTTTTCCGCCGCGTTGCCGCTCAAGGTATTTCCGCCGCTCTTCAACCGCTACGCCGGCGGCGACGGCTTCGGCACGCACGTGGACAACGCGATCCGCCAATTGCGCGGCACCGACTTCCGGATTCGCAGCGATCTGTCGGCCACGCTTTTTCTCGCCGAGCCGGAGTCGTACGACGGCGGTGAACTCTGCATTGAAGATACGTACGGCGTGCATCGCGCCAAACTGCCGGCCGGCGACATGGTGCTCTACCCCGCTTCGAGCCTGCATCACGTCAGCGCCGTCACGCGCGGCGTGCGGGTCGCGTCGTTCTTCTGGATTCAAAGCATGGTGCGCGACGACGGCGAGCGCACGCTGTTGTTCCAGCTCGACAACGACGTGCAGCGTCTCACGGCCGAGAAGGGGGCGAACGATGCGACGGTGATTAGTCTGACCGGCGTTTATCACAATCTGCTGCGGCGTTGGGCGGATGCGTGA
- a CDS encoding aromatic alcohol reductase, whose product MSHPQSILVLGAGELGMAVLRSLARRAAVKPGVSVAALLRPSALDSNDPARQKDVAELRALSIELVPGDLNALSEASLADLFRRFDTVISCTGFVGGKGVQLKLARAALEAGIKRYFPWQFGVDYDVIGRGSAQDLFDEQLDVRDLLRAQQNTEWVIVSTGMFTSFLFEPSFGVVDFERNTVHALGSWDNAVTVTTADDIGRLTAEIVFTEPRIADEIVYVAGDTVTYGQLADAIDAMRGAKSRRVAWSVPQLKSELATQPDDSLRKYRVVFAEGAGVSWHKERTFNAQQQLDVCSMEQWMCENLRFDASVSPQ is encoded by the coding sequence ATGTCGCATCCTCAATCCATTCTCGTCCTCGGCGCCGGTGAGCTCGGCATGGCCGTCCTGCGCAGTCTCGCGCGCCGTGCCGCAGTGAAACCGGGCGTGTCGGTCGCCGCGCTGCTGCGCCCATCGGCGCTCGATTCGAACGATCCGGCCAGGCAGAAAGACGTCGCCGAACTGCGCGCGCTGTCTATCGAACTCGTGCCGGGCGACCTCAACGCGCTGTCCGAGGCGTCGCTTGCCGATCTGTTCCGGCGCTTCGATACGGTGATTTCGTGCACCGGGTTCGTCGGCGGCAAAGGCGTGCAGCTCAAGCTCGCGCGCGCTGCGCTTGAAGCCGGCATCAAACGCTATTTCCCGTGGCAGTTCGGCGTCGACTACGACGTGATCGGCCGGGGCAGCGCGCAGGATCTGTTCGACGAACAACTCGACGTGCGCGATCTGTTGCGCGCGCAACAGAACACGGAATGGGTGATCGTGTCGACGGGCATGTTCACGAGTTTCCTGTTCGAACCTTCGTTCGGCGTGGTGGACTTCGAACGCAATACGGTTCATGCGCTCGGCAGTTGGGACAACGCGGTGACGGTCACCACCGCCGACGACATCGGCAGGCTGACCGCCGAGATCGTCTTCACCGAACCGCGTATTGCGGACGAAATCGTCTACGTGGCGGGCGATACCGTCACCTACGGCCAACTCGCTGACGCCATCGACGCAATGCGCGGCGCGAAATCGCGCCGCGTGGCATGGAGCGTGCCGCAATTGAAGAGCGAACTCGCGACGCAGCCGGACGACTCGCTGCGCAAATACCGCGTGGTGTTCGCCGAAGGGGCGGGCGTGTCGTGGCACAAGGAGCGCACCTTCAACGCGCAACAGCAGCTCGACGTCTGCTCGATGGAGCAATGGATGTGTGAAAACCTGCGCTTCGACGCGAGCGTTTCGCCCCAGTAA
- a CDS encoding FAD-binding oxidoreductase: MPFDTVVLGAGIVGVCVAVHLQKRGRQVALVDRKLPGNETSFGNAGLIQREGVYPYAFPRDLDTLLRYARNQSPDVRYHAAALSKVAPFLWQYWRNSHPATHAAIAKSYSTLIERSVSEHRALAAAADASALLRPIGWMKVFRSAAAHDKEIHVAERWHAEYGVEFDALDAVRLQQTEPDLDKTLLGAVRYPESDSVSDPHALVTAYTKYFEALGGRFFIGDADTLREGWEVDTQAGTIAAQSAVVALGPWSDLLTTRLGYRLPLAVKRGYHMHYAPHGAARLNHPVLDAETGYVLAPMARGIRLTTGAEIALYDAPKTPTQLAAVEPFARKLFPLGERLDDEPWMGRRPCTPDMMPIIGPARKHRDLWLAFGHAHHGLTLGPITGRLIAEMMTGEETVVDPRPFRVERF; encoded by the coding sequence ATTCCATTCGACACCGTGGTACTCGGCGCGGGCATTGTCGGCGTGTGCGTCGCCGTGCATCTGCAGAAGCGCGGTCGCCAGGTCGCATTGGTCGATCGCAAGCTGCCGGGCAATGAGACGTCGTTCGGCAACGCCGGCTTGATCCAGCGCGAAGGCGTCTATCCGTACGCGTTTCCGCGCGACCTGGACACCTTGCTTCGCTACGCGCGCAACCAGTCGCCGGACGTTCGTTACCATGCCGCCGCCCTGTCCAAGGTCGCGCCGTTCCTGTGGCAATACTGGCGCAATTCGCATCCCGCCACGCACGCGGCGATCGCGAAGTCGTATTCGACGCTGATCGAGCGCAGCGTGAGCGAGCACCGCGCGCTGGCCGCCGCGGCCGACGCGAGCGCGTTGTTGCGCCCGATCGGCTGGATGAAGGTGTTTCGCAGCGCAGCGGCTCACGACAAGGAAATCCATGTCGCCGAACGCTGGCACGCCGAGTACGGCGTCGAGTTCGACGCGCTCGACGCCGTTCGTCTGCAGCAGACGGAGCCCGATCTCGACAAGACCCTGCTCGGCGCGGTGCGTTATCCCGAGTCCGATTCAGTGAGCGATCCGCATGCGCTCGTCACCGCCTACACGAAGTATTTCGAAGCGCTGGGTGGCCGCTTTTTTATCGGCGATGCGGACACGCTTCGCGAGGGTTGGGAGGTCGATACGCAAGCGGGAACGATCGCGGCGCAATCGGCGGTCGTCGCGTTGGGACCGTGGTCGGATCTGCTGACCACACGGCTGGGTTACCGCCTGCCGCTCGCCGTCAAACGCGGATATCACATGCACTACGCGCCGCACGGAGCGGCCCGTTTGAATCATCCGGTGCTGGATGCCGAAACCGGCTACGTGCTCGCGCCGATGGCGCGAGGCATCCGCCTGACCACCGGCGCGGAAATCGCCTTGTACGATGCGCCCAAAACGCCGACGCAACTCGCCGCGGTCGAACCGTTTGCACGCAAACTGTTCCCGCTCGGCGAGCGACTGGACGACGAACCGTGGATGGGACGCCGTCCCTGCACGCCCGACATGATGCCGATCATCGGACCCGCGAGAAAGCATCGGGACTTGTGGCTCGCGTTCGGTCACGCGCATCACGGATTGACGCTGGGTCCGATCACGGGCCGCCTGATCGCCGAAATGATGACGGGCGAGGAGACGGTGGTCGATCCCCGGCCGTTCAGGGTGGAGCGGTTCTAG
- a CDS encoding tetratricopeptide repeat protein, which yields MERVSVKALASVSHDELAAILAGPPVQAAAWVAAAAQNGIVEAQAVYGQYLLDGHGVEHDAGEAFTWFTHAARRDHPMAMNMLGRCYEHGWGTAACASVAVYWYRLAARAGLDWGMYNYASTLALGNGVEADRAQALQWFQHAAELGHVKSLNFVGSFYEDGWEVDADASIAFDYYRRAAEGGDFRGQFNYARLLAARGEIESALHWLRRVPQTGTVAFVAKMRTWLAASPVKAFRALAEDFNTESPASKLATFGATMNPTRELRA from the coding sequence ATGGAACGGGTGAGCGTGAAGGCGTTGGCGAGCGTGTCGCATGACGAACTCGCCGCGATTCTCGCCGGGCCGCCTGTGCAGGCCGCCGCGTGGGTCGCGGCGGCCGCGCAAAACGGCATTGTCGAAGCGCAGGCCGTCTACGGTCAGTATCTGCTCGACGGACATGGCGTAGAGCACGATGCCGGCGAAGCCTTCACGTGGTTCACCCACGCGGCGCGCCGGGATCATCCGATGGCGATGAACATGCTCGGCCGCTGCTACGAGCACGGCTGGGGCACCGCTGCCTGCGCGTCGGTCGCGGTGTATTGGTACCGGCTCGCGGCGCGGGCCGGACTCGATTGGGGCATGTACAACTATGCGTCGACGTTGGCGCTCGGCAACGGCGTCGAAGCCGATCGGGCGCAAGCGTTGCAGTGGTTTCAGCATGCCGCCGAACTCGGCCATGTGAAGTCGCTCAACTTCGTCGGCAGCTTTTACGAGGACGGCTGGGAAGTCGATGCGGACGCAAGCATCGCGTTCGACTACTACCGCCGCGCGGCGGAAGGCGGCGATTTTCGCGGACAGTTCAATTACGCACGGCTGCTGGCCGCGCGCGGCGAGATCGAGAGCGCGTTGCACTGGCTGCGGCGCGTGCCGCAAACGGGCACCGTGGCGTTCGTCGCGAAGATGCGAACGTGGTTGGCCGCTTCGCCGGTGAAAGCATTTCGCGCTCTGGCGGAAGATTTCAATACCGAGAGCCCCGCGAGCAAGCTAGCAACGTTCGGCGCCACGATGAACCCGACACGGGAGTTGCGCGCATGA
- a CDS encoding LysR family transcriptional regulator has protein sequence MDKLQAMTTFVRIVEAQSFSKAAETLALPRSSVTTIIKQLERELGAALLRRSTRTLSLTDAGERYYASCRAILAEIVRAESELSTDASAPRGRVRADMPGVIGRGLVLPRLRDFEQRFPGIELVLGLSDRPADLIYDGIDCVIRTGALADSTLTGRRVGQLNWITCASPRYLKEHGEPATVASLAAHRAVNYISNATGRPLDWRFHVQGELLTLSMPSRFAVNETEAYLQCGLEGLGLIQLSEFVALPYLQSGRLKEVLADARSSPVPVSIVYPDGRNASGATRAFVEWVVELFEHSDFGRGQ, from the coding sequence ATGGACAAACTTCAAGCGATGACCACGTTTGTGCGCATCGTCGAAGCTCAAAGCTTCAGCAAGGCCGCCGAAACGCTCGCGCTGCCGCGTTCGTCGGTCACGACAATCATCAAGCAGCTGGAACGTGAACTAGGCGCCGCGCTGCTTCGCCGCAGTACCCGCACGCTCAGTCTGACCGACGCGGGCGAGCGCTACTACGCGTCATGCCGCGCGATCCTCGCGGAGATCGTGCGCGCGGAAAGCGAGCTGTCGACCGACGCCAGCGCGCCGCGCGGACGCGTGCGAGCGGACATGCCAGGGGTGATCGGCCGCGGCCTGGTGTTGCCGCGGCTCAGGGATTTCGAGCAGCGCTTTCCCGGCATCGAACTCGTGCTCGGTCTGAGCGACCGCCCCGCCGACCTGATCTACGACGGCATCGATTGCGTGATTCGCACCGGCGCGCTGGCGGATTCGACACTGACCGGCCGTCGCGTCGGGCAGTTGAACTGGATTACCTGCGCGTCGCCGCGCTATCTGAAGGAGCACGGCGAACCCGCTACCGTCGCCTCGCTGGCCGCTCACCGTGCGGTCAACTACATCTCGAACGCGACCGGCCGGCCGCTCGACTGGCGTTTTCATGTGCAGGGCGAGCTGCTCACGCTGAGCATGCCGAGCCGCTTCGCCGTCAACGAAACCGAGGCCTATCTGCAATGCGGTCTCGAAGGATTGGGGTTGATCCAACTGTCGGAGTTCGTCGCGTTGCCGTATCTTCAATCGGGCCGCCTGAAGGAAGTGCTGGCCGACGCGAGAAGCTCGCCGGTGCCGGTCTCGATCGTCTATCCGGATGGCCGCAACGCGAGCGGCGCGACCCGGGCGTTCGTGGAGTGGGTCGTGGAATTATTCGAACACAGCGACTTCGGGCGAGGCCAATGA
- a CDS encoding transcriptional regulator, with protein sequence MLDLDTLGELVRNRRLSLALRIDDAAHACGVAVNVLSRLENGNSVGVDRLLLVLSGLGLGMLITGKEEAMRYMPEQSGGDSSLMSAGFHKDERHAQRAKVSWTRIFSDSSPSLSPQTSRQKKIPRNETSTGDFRESAS encoded by the coding sequence GTGCTAGACCTCGACACCTTGGGCGAACTTGTCCGTAACCGTCGCTTATCATTGGCGCTGCGCATCGACGACGCCGCACACGCCTGCGGCGTGGCGGTGAATGTCCTCTCACGGTTGGAAAACGGCAATTCCGTGGGTGTCGACCGCCTTCTTCTGGTGCTCTCTGGCCTTGGGCTCGGCATGCTCATCACCGGCAAGGAAGAGGCGATGCGGTACATGCCGGAGCAATCCGGCGGCGATAGCTCGCTGATGTCAGCTGGGTTCCACAAGGACGAACGGCACGCACAACGAGCGAAAGTTTCGTGGACCCGAATCTTCTCTGATTCGTCACCATCGCTGTCTCCGCAAACATCCCGGCAAAAGAAAATCCCCCGCAACGAAACGTCTACGGGGGATTTTAGGGAATCGGCCTCTTAG
- a CDS encoding TonB-dependent siderophore receptor: MKLRSDEPKLGKISTTLCGMLAAGPALAQGTAGTAPPDKESQLAPIAVQGQTDHGFKTDRSASDKFTAPLVDTPKSVTVIPQELIKSTGAATLTEALRTVPGITFGAGEGGNPLGDRPFIRGYDAQGSTFIDGMRDVGATTHEVFNIESVEVTKGSDGAYGGRGGAGGSINLITKAPHLGNSADGSAGLGTDRYRRFTADGNWQMADHAAFRLNVMSHNNDVPGRDAVNNERWGIAPSFTYGLGTPTRVTASYYHLATDDLPDSGIPYFYTTTNKPANVGTIYPANVDRHNFYGLIDRDFRKTTSDIGTVRIEHDINSNLTIRNTTRYTKATQDYIWTQPDDSQGNVLNGMVWRRANTRASDVYSLANQTELFGEFKTGFLKHSFTTGLEVSRETSVNDSYMVAAATGAICKTRGIGAAAGYNCTSLWSPNPNDPWAGSVRQTNDPSEQRTVTKSVYAFDTIELTKRWQANVGLRVDDYSTDLRNTVANGGNRVSRDDTLFNYQFGLVFKPASNGSVYASIATSSTPAGALLGQGSETQSLTPGRGGVGANAAQLAPEKNRSIELGTKWNVLDNKLSLTGALFQIDTTNARVTLPNNEYAMVGNKRVQGVEFGVAGQLTNKWQVFGGYTYMKSELRDNGKTTSDNGHQFPNTPKNSISLWTTYDVLPKFTIGGGAFYMSQVYGDTANLRAVPSYWRFDGVATYRINKKVDLQLNVQNIFNRTYYDQAYPAHYASIAAGRSAFLTLNAHY, encoded by the coding sequence ATGAAGTTGCGGTCCGACGAACCGAAGCTCGGGAAAATCAGCACGACACTGTGCGGCATGCTGGCCGCCGGCCCTGCTCTGGCGCAGGGCACCGCCGGCACGGCGCCGCCCGACAAGGAGAGTCAGCTTGCGCCGATCGCCGTGCAGGGTCAGACGGACCACGGCTTCAAGACCGATCGCTCAGCGTCGGACAAATTCACCGCACCGCTCGTCGACACGCCGAAGTCCGTGACCGTGATTCCGCAGGAGTTGATCAAGAGCACCGGCGCCGCGACGCTGACCGAAGCGCTGCGCACCGTGCCGGGCATCACCTTCGGCGCTGGCGAAGGCGGCAACCCGCTCGGCGACCGGCCGTTCATTCGCGGCTACGACGCCCAGGGCAGCACGTTCATCGACGGCATGCGCGATGTCGGCGCGACCACCCACGAAGTGTTCAACATCGAAAGTGTCGAAGTCACCAAGGGTTCGGACGGCGCCTACGGCGGCCGTGGCGGCGCGGGCGGCAGCATCAACCTGATCACCAAGGCCCCGCACCTGGGCAATTCCGCCGACGGCAGTGCGGGTCTCGGCACCGACCGTTACCGCCGCTTCACCGCCGACGGCAACTGGCAAATGGCCGATCACGCGGCGTTCCGCCTGAACGTGATGAGCCACAACAACGACGTGCCAGGCCGCGACGCCGTCAACAACGAGCGCTGGGGCATCGCGCCGTCGTTCACCTACGGGCTCGGCACGCCGACCCGCGTCACCGCGAGCTACTACCACCTCGCCACCGACGACCTGCCGGACAGCGGCATTCCGTATTTCTACACGACCACCAACAAGCCGGCCAACGTCGGCACGATCTATCCGGCCAACGTGGACCGTCACAACTTCTACGGCCTGATCGACCGCGATTTCCGCAAGACGACTTCGGACATCGGCACGGTGCGTATTGAGCACGACATCAACAGCAATCTGACGATCCGCAACACCACGCGCTATACGAAGGCGACCCAGGACTACATCTGGACGCAGCCCGACGATAGCCAGGGCAACGTGCTGAACGGCATGGTGTGGCGCCGCGCGAACACGCGGGCGAGCGACGTCTACAGTCTCGCGAATCAGACCGAATTGTTCGGCGAGTTCAAGACGGGCTTCCTCAAGCACAGCTTCACCACCGGCCTCGAAGTGTCGCGCGAAACCAGCGTGAACGATTCGTACATGGTGGCCGCGGCGACCGGCGCGATCTGCAAGACCAGGGGCATTGGCGCGGCGGCGGGCTATAACTGCACGAGCCTGTGGTCGCCGAATCCGAACGACCCGTGGGCCGGTTCCGTGCGTCAGACCAACGACCCGAGCGAACAGCGCACTGTCACCAAATCGGTGTACGCGTTCGACACGATCGAATTGACGAAGCGCTGGCAGGCGAACGTCGGCCTGCGCGTCGACGATTACTCGACCGATCTGCGTAACACGGTGGCCAACGGCGGCAATCGCGTTTCGCGCGACGACACGCTGTTCAACTACCAGTTCGGTCTCGTCTTCAAACCGGCCTCGAACGGCAGCGTCTACGCGTCGATCGCGACGTCGTCGACACCCGCCGGCGCCCTGCTCGGCCAGGGCAGCGAAACGCAGTCGTTGACGCCGGGCCGCGGCGGCGTAGGCGCAAACGCCGCCCAACTCGCGCCGGAAAAGAACCGCAGCATCGAACTCGGCACCAAGTGGAATGTGCTGGACAACAAGCTCTCGCTGACCGGCGCGCTGTTCCAGATCGACACGACCAATGCGCGCGTCACGCTGCCGAACAACGAATACGCGATGGTGGGCAACAAGCGCGTGCAAGGTGTCGAATTCGGCGTGGCGGGTCAACTGACGAACAAGTGGCAAGTGTTCGGCGGCTACACGTACATGAAGAGCGAGTTGCGCGACAACGGCAAGACCACGTCGGACAACGGCCATCAGTTCCCCAATACGCCGAAGAACAGCATCAGTTTGTGGACCACCTACGACGTCTTGCCGAAGTTCACGATCGGCGGCGGCGCATTCTATATGTCGCAGGTTTACGGCGACACGGCGAACCTGCGCGCGGTGCCGTCTTACTGGCGCTTCGACGGCGTGGCGACGTACCGGATCAACAAGAAGGTCGATCTGCAACTGAACGTGCAGAACATCTTCAACCGGACGTATTACGACCAGGCGTATCCGGCGCATTACGCGTCGATCGCCGCCGGGCGTTCGGCGTTCCTGACGCTCAACGCGCATTACTAG
- a CDS encoding DUF3311 domain-containing protein, which yields METSPTAGRSWLWLILLIPYIALLWLPFYNDTRPSFAGFPFFYWYQFLWVPLTSLLIYVVYRGVK from the coding sequence GTGGAGACCTCCCCAACCGCCGGCCGTTCATGGCTCTGGCTCATTCTGCTGATCCCGTATATCGCGTTGTTATGGCTGCCGTTCTATAACGACACACGTCCGTCGTTCGCGGGCTTTCCGTTCTTCTACTGGTATCAGTTCTTGTGGGTGCCGTTGACCTCGCTCCTGATTTACGTCGTGTATCGAGGTGTCAAATGA
- a CDS encoding DUF3348 domain-containing protein has product MLQAPQRTALSGPALIRLLARLADVDVPESRQSLSDRLSQWLGWTDAIALSSALNGAPPAVPAGARVFGRAEEDECARVRVSLMKSVAGDSVLVASKRRGFGNTQAFPYANSHANPHAHMSSQPAPADAAPDYAVFRQRYQALQQSMETAVGPLRVRLRSLLAAKTPAMARLAVLDAVMERALSERERNLLGSVPGLLAGHFERLRAAEQATLAAAVASDDAAAVTPGAWLDVFRKDMQSVLLAELDVRFQPVEGLLAALRTS; this is encoded by the coding sequence ATGTTGCAAGCCCCCCAGCGCACAGCTCTCAGCGGCCCGGCGCTCATTCGCCTGTTGGCTCGTCTGGCGGATGTCGATGTCCCCGAATCCCGGCAATCGCTCTCGGACCGGCTTAGCCAATGGCTCGGCTGGACCGACGCTATTGCGCTGTCGTCGGCGCTGAACGGCGCGCCGCCGGCCGTGCCGGCCGGTGCACGGGTGTTCGGCCGCGCCGAAGAGGACGAATGCGCGCGCGTGCGCGTTTCGCTGATGAAGTCCGTGGCGGGCGACAGCGTGCTCGTGGCGAGCAAGCGGCGCGGATTTGGCAACACGCAGGCCTTTCCGTACGCAAACTCGCACGCAAACCCGCACGCCCACATGTCGTCACAGCCCGCGCCGGCCGACGCGGCGCCCGATTACGCGGTGTTCCGGCAGCGCTACCAGGCGTTGCAGCAGTCGATGGAAACCGCAGTCGGCCCGTTACGCGTGCGCTTGCGCAGCCTGCTGGCCGCGAAAACGCCCGCAATGGCGCGGCTCGCGGTGCTGGACGCCGTCATGGAGCGTGCGCTCAGCGAGCGCGAACGGAATCTGCTGGGCAGCGTGCCGGGTCTGCTGGCCGGGCACTTCGAGCGCCTGCGCGCGGCGGAGCAGGCGACGCTGGCCGCCGCCGTTGCCTCGGACGACGCCGCGGCGGTAACGCCCGGCGCATGGCTGGACGTGTTCCGCAAGGACATGCAGAGCGTGTTGCTTGCTGAACTGGACGTTCGTTTTCAACCGGTCGAAGGGTTGCTCGCGGCTCTTCGCACCAGCTAA